From a region of the Mytilus galloprovincialis chromosome 3, xbMytGall1.hap1.1, whole genome shotgun sequence genome:
- the LOC143069431 gene encoding uncharacterized protein LOC143069431 has product MAATSQVLTAVLLFLIFTNIKGKYKQIEIEIAGKNENEPAKIFSESELRQFDGSDPDKPVYMAVRGVVFDVTEGKDFYGKGSGYNQLAGKDASYAIAVWSLEDKDMHHDISSLSDNELKGLDDVFLGTYKKKYPIVGYLQYLMDKHADKVSERLSGEL; this is encoded by the exons ATGGCAGCCACCAGCCAAGTTTTGACAGCTGTTTTACTTTTCCTTATTTTCACAAATATAAAAGGGAAATACAAACAGATTGAAATTGAAATAGCAGGAAAGAACGAAAATGAGCCTGCAAAGATTTTCTCAGAATCTGAACTCAGACAATTCGATGGATCTGAT CCTGATAAGCCTGTTTATATGGCAGTACGTGGTGTTGTTTTTGATGTAACAGAAGgcaaag ATTTTTATGGAAAGGGATCAGGTTATAACCAGCTAGCAGGAAAAGATGCTTCCTATGCCATAGCTGTGTGGTCATTAGAAGATAAAGATATGCATCATGATATA agttCATTGTCCGATAACGAATTAAAAGGATTAGATGATGTATTCTTAGGAACATACAAGAAGAAATATCCTATTGTTGGGTATTTACAATATCTGATGGATAAACATGCTGACAAGGTTTCTGAAAGATTGAGTGGTGAATTGTAA